Proteins from one Mesotoga infera genomic window:
- a CDS encoding adenine phosphoribosyltransferase, with product MDLGVFVRDIPDFPKPGVVFKDVTPMLKDPDAFRECILQMSSLVEGLDFDTIVAPEARGFIFAAPIAFHTRKALVPVRKPGKLPYETLEIDYELEYGKATLQMHIDAIHKGAKVLIVDDILATGGTMKAIAEMIEKCGGEVISILCLAELNFLRPREKLARYDVRTLISY from the coding sequence ATGGATCTTGGAGTCTTTGTGCGGGATATTCCTGACTTTCCAAAACCTGGTGTGGTTTTTAAAGATGTAACACCTATGCTGAAAGATCCCGATGCTTTCAGGGAATGCATTTTACAGATGAGTTCTCTGGTTGAAGGACTTGACTTCGACACCATAGTGGCACCGGAAGCCAGAGGCTTCATATTTGCCGCTCCGATAGCCTTTCATACCCGAAAAGCTCTGGTTCCTGTGAGGAAGCCTGGTAAACTTCCCTACGAAACACTGGAAATAGACTACGAACTCGAGTACGGTAAAGCAACGCTCCAGATGCATATTGATGCAATTCACAAAGGCGCGAAAGTATTGATAGTGGATGATATACTTGCGACGGGCGGAACGATGAAAGCAATAGCCGAAATGATCGAGAAATGCGGCGGTGAAGTGATCTCAATACTATGCCTGGCCGAATTGAATTTTCTGAGACCGAGAGAGAAACTTGCTCGCTACGATGTGCGCACTTTAATCTCTTACTGA
- a CDS encoding NADH-quinone oxidoreductase subunit NuoE family protein, with protein MSVVKCPDCENLFAELDRYIDSVKDNTGVLINVLHKAQEIFGYLSEEVQQHVSEKLNVPLSQVYGVVTFYNFFTMKPKGKHQIRVCLGTACYVKGADKIMERLQDELGVPMNQPTADGKFSIHAVRCLGACSMAPVVLIGEDDYYGRVTPDEVSKILDKYRRAE; from the coding sequence TTGTCTGTGGTTAAATGCCCGGATTGCGAGAATCTTTTTGCCGAACTGGACCGGTATATCGATTCCGTGAAAGACAACACGGGTGTCTTAATTAACGTTCTTCACAAAGCTCAAGAAATCTTCGGCTATCTTTCTGAAGAAGTCCAGCAGCACGTTTCGGAGAAACTCAACGTTCCGCTCAGTCAAGTTTATGGTGTAGTCACTTTTTACAACTTCTTCACTATGAAACCAAAGGGAAAGCATCAAATCAGAGTCTGCCTGGGCACAGCCTGTTATGTGAAAGGCGCTGACAAAATTATGGAGAGACTACAGGATGAACTGGGAGTACCCATGAATCAACCAACTGCCGATGGAAAGTTTTCTATCCACGCAGTAAGGTGTCTGGGAGCGTGCAGTATGGCACCGGTTGTTCTCATCGGTGAAGATGACTATTACGGAAGGGTCACTCCGGATGAAGTGTCTAAGATTCTTGACAAATACAGGAGGGCTGAATAA